The following proteins come from a genomic window of Malus sylvestris chromosome 4, drMalSylv7.2, whole genome shotgun sequence:
- the LOC126618995 gene encoding LOW QUALITY PROTEIN: ATP-dependent DNA helicase Q-like SIM (The sequence of the model RefSeq protein was modified relative to this genomic sequence to represent the inferred CDS: deleted 2 bases in 1 codon) encodes MNVNGFSSDEDEVIAKLLDMGFENSAVVDAVKEVGPSFDDALDYVLNGCSRNNQGALSSSRCTTRNVKALGKRAFTAPGQIRQSSILDHFHSTGRPKRIKTEVVPDVSVSGSKLCASVEQCERPPSGVDHSVEVLTESSASDCLDIQSDWEKTANSLLQKHFGYSSLKSFQKEVLAAWMAHRDSLVLAATGSGKSLCFQIPALLTGKVVVVISPLISLMHDQCLRLAKHGVSACFLGSGQPDSTVENKAMTGMYDIVYVCPETILRLIKPLQKLAENRGIALFAIDEVHCVSKWGHDFRPDYRKLSELRKNFSACKLKFLKFDIPLMALTATATIQVREDILKSLSMSKETKVVLTSFFRPNLRFKVQHSRTSASTYEDDFRELVDMYTGKRKTGEKKKMIMLQDLNDLLNCSANNTISEADSISQDDLANIEDDFSDIDDEASSSQENGSSASKGRELSVDYLENDLDIFQSVNDWDVSCGEFLRQTVHDDWNTRKETRSNITDLPNKPEERLRLVQEPLQKGSTIIYVPTRKGTLSIANYLCRCGVKAAAYNAALPKSHLRQVHKMFHENTLEVVVATIAFGMGIDKLNVRRIIHYGWPQSLEAYYQEAGRAGRDGKLADCILFANLTRAPSLLPSRRSEEQTKQAYKMLSDCFRYGMNSSCCRAKKLVEYFGEDFSNEKCLFCDVCVNGPPELQNLRKETDLLMQVIAAHHASKYRTSLYDDDMGTDIRHERYMEKLNLRMIVSKIREQSQEFMATELLWWQGLVRVVEGKGYVKEGDTKTHVQLKFPELTELGLEFLESKTEQTFYVHPEADMLLSASRPKSFSTFTDWGKGWADPEIRRQRLEHSRQQKTIKLRR; translated from the exons ATGAATGTCAATGGCTTCTCATCTGATGAAGATGAAGTCATTGCGAAACTGCTTGATATGGGATTTGAGAATTCCGCTGTCGTAGATGCTGTAAAAGAAGTAGGCCCTTCATTTGATGATGCATTGGATTATGTATTGAATGGTTGTAGTAGAAACAATCAGGGAGCATTGAGTAGTTCAAGATGCACCACAAGGAATGTGAAGGCTTTGGGGAAAAGGGCTTTTACTGCTCCGGGTCAAATTCGACAGTCTAGCATACTGGATCATTTTCATTCCACCGGTAGACCAAAACGGATTAAGACTGAGGTTGTACCTGACGTTTCTGTTTCTGGATCAAAACTATGTGCTTCTGTAGAACAATGTGAGAGACCTCCTTCTGGTGTGGATCATAGTGTTGAAGTCTTGACAGAATCGTCTGCATCGGATTGCCTGGACATTCAATCAGATTGGGAGAAGACAGCTAACAGTCTCTTGCAAAAGCATTTTGGTTATTCATCATTAAAAAGTTTCCAGAAGGAAGTCTTGGCTGCTTGGATGGCTCACCGAGATTCTCTTGTTCTTGCCGCAACAGGGTCTG GTAAATCTCTGTGCTTCCAGATTCCAGCATTGTTGACAgggaaggtggtggtggtgatttcACCGTTGATAAGCTTGATGCACGATCAATGCTTAAGGCTGGCAAAACATGGGGTTTCTGCTTGCTTTCTTGGATCTGGGCAACCAGATAGTACTGTGGAAAACAAAGCAATGACAGGGATGTACGACATAGTATATGTTTGTCCTGAAACTATCTTGAG ACTGATAAAGCCACTTCAAAAATTAGCAGAAAATCGTGGAATCGCACTTTTCGCTATTGATGAAGTCCATTGTGTTTCGAAGTGGGGGCATGATTTTCGGCCTGACTACAG GAAATTGTCTGAGTTGCGAAAGAACTTCAGTGCTTGCAAgttaaaattcttaaaatttgatatacCACTGATGGCATTGACTGCTACTGCCACAATTCAGGTCCGGGAAGACATTCTTAAGTCATTGTCCATGTCAAAGGAAACAAAGGTTGTGCTAACTTCCTTTTTCCGGCCAAATCTAagatttaag GTACAACATAGTAGAACATCTGCATCAACTTATGAGGATGATTTCCGTGAATTGGTAGACATGTATACTGGAAAGAGAAAAAcaggtgaaaagaaaaaaatgatcaTGTTACAAGACCTAAACGACCTCCTGAATTGCTCTGCTAATAATACCATATCAGAGGCAGATAGCATTTCTCAGGATGATTTGGCCAATATTGAGGATGACTTCTCTGACATAGATGATGAAGCAAGTTCATCCCAGGAAAATGGTTCAAGTGCTTCAAAGGGAAGGGAGCTGTCAGTTGACTACTTGGAAAATGACCTTGACATCTTCCAGAGCGTGAATGATTGGGATG TTAGCTGCGGTGAATTCTTGAGACAAACTGTTCATGATGACTGGAATACTAGAAAAGAAACTAGATCTAATATAACTGATCTGCCAAATAAACCGGAAGAAAGACTAAGACTTGTGCAAGAGCCTTTACAGAAAGGGTCAACCATCATATATGTTCCTACTAGAAAGGGAACGTTGAGCATTGCAAATTATCTTTGTCGGTGCGGGGTGAAAGCTGCTGCCTATAATGCAGCG TTGCCAAAGTCGCACCTAAGGCAGGTCCACAAGATGTTTCATGAAAATACTTTAGAG GTTGTTGTTGCAACAATTGCATTTGGAATGGGAATTGACAAACTAAATGTCCGAAGAATCATCCACTATGGCTGGCCACAG AGTTTGGAAGCATACTATCAAGAAGCTGGTCGAGCGGGTAGAGATGGAAAATTAGCCGACTGCA TTTTATTTGCAAACTTAACAAGAGCTCCGTCACTTTTGCCGAGTCGAAGAAGTGAAGAGCAGACAAAGCAAGCATATAAGATGTTATCAGATTGTTTCAG GTATGGAATGAATTCTTCATGCTGTCGGGCTAAAAAACTTGTGGAGTACTTCGGGGAGGATTTCAGTAATGAAAAGTGTCTCTT CTgtgatgtgtgtgtaaatggACCCCCCGAACTGCAAAATTTGAGAAAGGAGACGGATCTCCTAATGCAGGTTATTGCTGCTCATCATGCAAGTAAATACAGGACCAGTTTATATGATGATGATATGGGTACTGATATTAGACATGAGAGGTATATGGAAAAGCTAAATCTCAGGATGATTGTCAGTAAAATAAGGGAGCAG TCTCAAGAATTTATGGCAACCGAACTTCTTTGGTGGCAAGGCCTTGTTCGAGTCGTGGAAGGTAAAGGCTACGTCAAAGAGGGTGATACAA
- the LOC126618994 gene encoding formin-like protein 11 produces MIFGLREREREMAYIFSPILLLMIFFIISFLLSLHNAAEECFNVHGLQHHLHFMEDNAEAPQNLQIHRVSGEDEENAVPVVEKFRALLGLNSFHKRTPSAADSGNVSPSPSPSPYSEAEAPSPAPAPAPSPAPHIHAHSHHPHRLRSISKPQDIHREDRGGMARILVPVLVSAGAAVVICVLGIVWGCRKQRKHKKKPTSVISVFGQNGGAKSPSKVKLNAATTTTTSDLIYPDSLGLDLEQQQHHISCSKETCETVITSRNHTLLEREETNQQVMKSEFDDACSSSSTGEIMSVHEDIIAEAVKYASDCANSATGDKIIPVDSYSSDDESFHSFGDSNSSNIRLSNAGLGDSSDVLSTNVSNIEPCLEAPSINLPDQPETIIRNKESKLLIAPCSSNCEKNVNAPPAPPPPPPPPIKHFPHFYSSPRSTRIASKASCSSSTLQNLSPPRKSGSSCGSNQTPEGGFSVSPQNSSRPSETPPPIPPPPCPPPFSKANNSFLKGPPPPPLPQATPLGKDGTPLPKLKPLHWDKVRAAPDHSMVWDKLRSSSFELDEEMIESLFGYNLQGSMKNDEAKSKSPSPSKHVLEPKRLQNITILSKALNSTADQVCEALVQGNGLRLQQLEALVRMELTKEEEGKLTGYKGDINELGSAEKFVKAVLRVPFAFQRVEAMLYRETFEDEVVHLRNSFSVLEEACKELRSSRLFLKLLEAVLKTGNRMNVGTIRGGAKAFKLDTLLKLSDVKGTDGKTTLLHFVVQEIIRTEGIRVSDSIMGKISQKNKTKTLEEKEEDYRRMGLDLVSGLSTELYNARKTATLDLDVLASSVSNLSDGMENIKHLIHKELCMDENSGNLVNSMKSFICYAEEHLRELQGDESRVLSQVKEITEYFHGNVSKEEANPLRIFVIVRDFLGMLDHVCKELRSSKAPRTPNPLAPFK; encoded by the exons ATGATTTTtgggttgagagagagagagagagaaatggcaTATATTTTCTCTCCGATTCTCCTCCTTATGATCTTTTTCATCATATCTTTTCTCCTGTCATTACACAATGCAGCAGAGGAATGCTTCAATGTGCATGGCCTGCAACACCACCTGCATTTCATGGAGGACAATGCCGAGGCTCCCCAAAACTTACAGATTCACAGAGTTTCCGGGgaagatgaagagaatgcagTTCCGGTTGTCGAAAAGTTCAGAGCTTTACTCGGACTGAACAGCTTCCACAAGCGAACGCCGTCAGCTGCCGACAGTGGAAatgtttctccttctccttctccgtCGCCCTACAGTGAAGCTGAAGCTCCGAGTCCAGCTCCCGCTCCTGCTCCTTCTCCGGCGCCCCACATTCATGCGCATTCGCATCATCCGCATCGCCTGCGCTCAATCTCAAAGCCTCAAGACATTCACAGAGAAGACAGAGGCGGAATGGCGAGGATACTTGTACCGGTTCTTGTTTCTGCGGGAGCTGCGGTTGTGATTTGTGTGCTCGGCATCGTTTGGGGTTGCAGGAAGCAGAGGAAACATAAGAAGAAACCCACGAGCGTGATTTCGGTTTTCGGCCAAAACGGAGGAGCTAAATCACCAAGCAAGGTGAAACTAAATGCTGCCACCACCACTACTACTTCTGATCTCATTTATCCTGATTCGTTAGGGTTGGATTTAGAGCAGCAACAGCACCATATTTCTTGTTCCAAAGAAACTTGCGAAACTGTAATTACGTCACGAAATCATACATTGCTTGAGAGGGAAGAAACAAATCAACAAGTGATGAAATCGGAATTCGACGATGCTTGTAGTAGTTCTTCCACTGGGGAAATTATGTCTGTTCACGAGGATATAATTGCAGAGGCAGTGAAATATGCCTCTGATTGTGCTAATTCCGCAACCGGTGACAAAATTATTCCTGTTGATTCGTATTCTTCCGATGATGAATCTTTCCATTCTTTCGGCGATTCGAATTCATCCAACATCCGCCTTTCAAATGCTGGCCtaggtgactcatcagatgttCTCTCCACAAATGTGTCGAACATAGAACCTTGTTTAGAAGCACCTTCTATAAACTTACCAGATCAACCAGAAACCATAATCCGAAATAAAGAATCCAAACTTCTGATTGCACCGTGCTCTTCCAATTGCGAAAAGAATGTCAACGCCCCTCCAGCACCACCTCCTCCACCCCCACCACCAATCAAACATTTTCCTCATTTTTATTCTTCTCCCAGATCAACTAGAATTGCATCGAAGGCTTCGTGCTCGTCTTCTACATTGCAAAATCTATCACCGCCAAGAAAATCAGGTTCTTCTTGTGGATCAAATCAAACCCCCGAAGGCGGATTTTCTGTTTCGCCTCAGAACTCTTCCAGACCTTCAGAAACTCCACCTCCAATTCCTCCACCACCCTGCCCACCTCCCTTTTCGAAAGCGAATAATAGCTTTTTGAAaggtcctcctcctccacccCTCCCTCAGGCTACACCACTGGGGAAAGATGGAACTCCCCTGCCTAAACTGAAGCCGTTGCATTGGGACAAAGTCAGAGCTGCACCGGATCATTCTATGGTGTGGGACAAACTGAGATCAAGCTCGTTCGA GCTGGATGAGGAAATGATTGAATCGCTTTTCGGATACAATCTACAAGGCTCAATGAAGAATGATGAAGCAAAGAGCAAGAGCCCTTCTCCAAGCAAGCATGTTCTTGAGCCGAAAAGACTACAGAACATAACCATACTCTCGAAAGCCCTGAATTCAACCGCTGATCAAGTATGTGAAGCACTAGTGCAAG GAAATGGCTTGCGCTTACAACAACTGGAAGCGCTCGTGAGGATGGAACTCACCAAGGAGGAAGAGGGTAAGCTCACCGGCTACAAAGGAGACATCAATGAACTCGGGTCAGCGGAGAAGTTTGTGAAGGCGGTGCTTAGAGTACCTTTCGCTTTCCAACGAGTTGAAGCAATGCTTTACAGAGAAACGTTTGAAGATGAGGTGGTTCACCTTAGGAACTCCTTTTCAGTGCTAGAG GAGGCCTGTAAGGAACTGAGGTCAAGCAGGCTCTTCTTGAAGCTACTCGAAGCGGTGTTGAAAACAGGAAACCGGATGAATGTTGGAACGATCCGAGGAGGTGCCAAAGCATTCAAGCTAGACACTCTCCTCAAGCTCTCCGATGTAAAAGGAACCGATGGAAAAACCACATTGCTACATTTTGTTGTGCAAGAAATAATACGGACAGAAGGGATTCGAGTTTCGGACAGCATCATGGGGAAGATCAGCCAGAagaacaaaaccaaaaccctagaagagaaagaagaagactaCAGAAGAATGGGGCTTGACCTAGTTTCCGGCCTCAGCACCGAGCTCTACAACGCGAGGAAAACAGCCACATTGGACTTGGATGTTCTTGCAAGCAGTGTATCAAATCTCTCCGATGGAATGGAGAACATCAAACATCTCATACACAAGGAGTTGTGCATGGATGAGAACAGTGGTAATTTGGTCAATTCGATGAAATCGTTCATATGTTATGCAGAGGAACATTTGAGAGAGTTGCAGGGTGATGAGAGTAGGGTTCTGTCACAGGTGAAGGAGATAACAGAATATTTTCACGGGAATGTGAGCAAGGAAGAAGCGAATCCGCTTCGGATTTTCGTGATTGTTAGGGACTTTTTGGGAATGTTGGATCATGTTTGTAAAGAGCTTAGAAGCTCAAAAGCTCCACGCACTCCAAATCCTCTGGCTCCATTCAAATAG